A DNA window from Linepithema humile isolate Giens D197 chromosome 6, Lhum_UNIL_v1.0, whole genome shotgun sequence contains the following coding sequences:
- the LOC105667462 gene encoding protein qui-1 isoform X2, protein MNLEVELIAGVIKGGLPPAHLPAPRLIKIFIAGERDDFSEERKQLLEMVGPELQSIYDDMGIEVLLVDMQYGASVNPDVNPRLAEFFLEEINVSQRYSRGCFLLLLTGTDYTAGWVPTELKETTFQTLLAHCALLKDHYEHNGHSYVLKANGVQTAQRAWQEEQEPSLRQALRTAVECAIAEQPENQELKYILKSTAERQLDYGLSLDEQGLGIMAVIREWTGEGAPGCAVAASELKTRIQTVLPHDNVLPLHVEYRKGGIDADHDAHDEYLKKLRELILDRLQQLVNASVEADPEIKSRKKMVQEVYAESMAHFALLRELPLIDENDEVVERVKRLVLAGKERKHEPILIYGPKSSGKSSILARVYQDAPDWLAAPTLRIVRLCTWTPRSAYSLELLRILCQHIGFLAGDNDGNLPRDASFDPLYLNNWFTLIMRRIEEHPLPDQLIILLDDLHRFHPLECDIVAALSWLPLALPAGVHLVATSALPPEGMRLTPVQKERLRSADILVDLSGRVCATPHVDSVLEQLEDLIGFAAASRIASILACTEYGLSETEILELIMPTGGEGPLVLEESQFNFATWCLVRRTFASWLKIRVMSGRLMFSWRGQYREVALRKYLSNQDISRSCHAELAGLFFSEDTDDSTEKSLENPAASPPTKETPFQSAPRTQDVTYTLRHVEEAWLHLVRASDVDKLKKLAVCAFDFLLAAVQMVSVSYLRCVLEHTRRYLLERDLELVYYAVRKSSDVLTRNPLQLAAQLICWLRPVAEDGGDLVSRMVMAAMAWCDGYTAPLLVPLNGWLQPPLPLQIRAIACPQGVKLIEAAPSGQHVVVVPLQGDAQLWHVMSGQLVHTFKGHSSPISCLAVTHQSQYLLTGSEDTSIIVWDMKDLVIKRRICEHIAPVLTLTMALNNSIIVSGGEDSRIIATSLLTGEVLMKVDHHRGPVTTIRVDSAGEVLVSGSADGTVCLWSLESFSFLNSIALPSPVAMLDVSADSVFLLVACEDQKLYLRSLATGTEIHTLRGHQGPIKSLCLAKDCRRAIAGGTEGRVSVFDMHSGRLIKNLPANPSASVTSVKVTEKDDFLITGGGGRVTYWSFRGEEPPPKPQKSGKQDSLQPHTAPISCLDISRDGAMAVTGGVDSLVNLWQLNTHELLSSLEGHIASITCIAFSASGLFVASGSEDKTVRVWGLTLGLIVATFRHQAPITAVTAMLDGRRVVSSDRAGSIRVWAADSGTLIQSVCGPGRCFAVTSDMRYDRRRFVIDRIRGVWVW, encoded by the exons ATGAATCTCGAGGTGGAATTGATCGCGGGGGTCATTAAAGGCGGTTTACCTCCTGCACATCTGCCAGCACCACGGCTGATCAAGATATTCATCGCTGGCGAGAGAGATG ATTTTTCGGAGGAACGCAAACAGCTGTTGGAAATGGTCGGTCCAGAGCTGCAATCAATCTACGATGATATGGGCATTGAG GTGCTGTTGGTGGACATGCAGTACGGTGCCAGCGTTAACCCGGACGTCAATCCACGTTTAGCGGAATTCTTTCTGGAGGAGATAAACGTGTCTCAACGATATTCTCGGGGTTGTTTTCTCCTG TTGTTGACGGGAACAGATTATACCGCAGGATGGGTGCCGACAGAACTGAAGGAGACCACCTTCCAAACGCTTCTCGCACACTGCGCTCTTCTTAAGGATCATTACGAGCACAACGGACATTCTTATGTTTTGAAAGCAAATGG TGTGCAAACCGCTCAGCGAGCATGGCAGGAAGAACAGGAACCGAGCTTACGTCAGGCGCTAAGAACTGCCGTGGAATGCGCGATCGCAGAGCAACCGGAAAACCAGGAGCTCAAGTACATCCTGAAGAGTACGGCGGAACGGCAATTGGACTACGGCCTAA GTCTAGATGAGCAGGGCTTGGGAATAATGGCCGTGATTCGCGAATGGACGGGTGAAGGTGCACCCGGATGTGCGGTCGCTGCTAGTGAGCTCAAGACCCGTATCCAGACAGTCCTGCCTCATGACAATGTTTTACCTTTGCACGTGGAATATCGTAAAGGTGGCATCGACGCCGATCATGACGCTCACGACGAGTATCTCAAGAAACTTCGGGAATTGATACTGGACAGATTGCAGCAACTAGTGAACGCATCCGTGGAGGCTGACCCGGAAATCAAAAGTCGTAAAAAGATGGTGCAGGAGGTCTATGCTGAAAGTATGGCGCATTTTGCTCTTTTGCGGGAATTACCATTGATCGACGAGAACGATGAGGTTGTAGAGCGGGTCAAACGGCTTGTACTTGCAG GCAAGGAACGTAAACACGAGCCTATTCTAATCTACGGACCAAAATCCTCCGGCAAGTCTTCTATTCTCGCGCGCGTCTACCAGGATGCGCCGGATTGGCTCGCGGCTCCGACGCTTCGCATCGTTCGATTATGCACTTGGACACCACGATCCGCCTATAGCCTAGAACTCTTGCGCATCCTTTGCCAGCACATCGGCTTCCTCGCCGGCGATAACGACGGCAATCTGCCGCGCGATGCTTCTTTCGATCCGCTCTACCTCAACAATTGGTTTACCCTGATTATGCGCCGTATCGAGGAACATCCGCTTCCGGACCAATTGATCATCCTCCTCGACGACCTTCACCGATTCCACCCGCTCGAGTGCGACATCGTCGCCGCTCTATCCTGGTTGCCGCTCGCACTTCCTGCAGGCGTTCACCTCGTTGCCACTTCCGCTCTTCCGCCCGAGGGAATGCGCCTCACACCGGTGCAGAAGGAACGTCTGCGCAGTGCCGACATCCTCGTCGATCTCTCCGGACGGGTGTGCGCGACACCGCATGTCGATTCGGTTCTGGAGCAGCTGGAGGACCTTATCGGGTTCGCCGCAGCTAGCCGGATCGCTTCGATTCTCGCTTGCACCGAGTACGGTTTATCGGAAACGGAAATACTCGAATTGATTATGCCCACCGGAGGAGAAGGCCCATTGGTTTTGGAAGAAAGCCAATTTAACTTTGCGACTTGGTGCTTGGTCAGAAGAACGTTCGCGTCTTGGCTTAAA ATACGAGTAATGAGTGGTCGATTAATGTTTTCTTGGCGTGGCCAATATCGCGAGGTCGCTCTCAGAAAGTATCTCTCCAATCAAGACATTTCACGCAGTTGCCACGCGGAATTGGCCGGTCTTTTCTTCTCCGAGGACACCGACGACAGTACTGAGAAATCATTGGAGAACCCAGCCGCTTCACCGCCTACCAAGGAAACGCCGTTCCAAAGCGCGCCACGGACTCAGGATGTCACGTATACACTTCGACACGTGGAGGAAGCGTGGCTGCATCTTGTACGTGCCTCCGACGTCGACAAGCTGAAGAAACTCGCTGTCTGCGCGTTCGACTTTCTCCTCGCGGCCGTCCAAATGGTTTCCGTGAGCTACCTGCGATGTGTCCTCGAACATACAAGGCGATATCTTCTCGAGCGCGACCTGGAACTCGTGTATTACGCCGTCAGAAAGTCCAGCGACGTTCTAACGCGGAATCCGCTCCAACTCGCTGCGCAACTTATTTGTTGGTTAAGGCCGGTTGCCGAGGATGGTGGTGACCTC GTCAGTAGAATGGTGATGGCAGCTATGGCTTGGTGCGATGGTTATACCGCACCTTTGCTCGTACCCTTGAACGGATGGTTGCAACCACCTCTTCCACTGCAGATTCGAGCAATAGCGTGTCCTCAGGGGGTTAAGTTGATCGAAGCTGCGCCGTCCGGACAACACGTCGTCGTCGTGCCATTGCAGGGAGACGCTCAATTATGGCACGTCATGTCCGGTCAGCTTGTTCATACTTTCAAAG GACATTCCAGTCCGATATCGTGCTTAGCCGTCACTCATCAGTCGCAGTACTTGCTGACAGGTTCCGAAGACACGTCCATCATCGTCTGGGACATGAAGGATCTCGTCATAAAACGCCGAATTTGCGAGCATATCGCACCAGTTCTCACTTTAACTATGGCACTCAACAATTCCATCATTGTGAGCGGTGGTGAAGATTCCAGAATTATCGCCACCAGCCTGCTCACCGGCGAGGTTCTGATGAAAGTGGATCATCATCGAGGCCCCGTCACCACTATTCGCGTTGATTCGGCTGGTGAAGTTTTGGTTTCGGGATCGGCCGACGGCACTGTGTGTCTTTGGTCTCTGGAGAGCTTCAGCTTTCTCAACAGCATCGCTCTTCCTTCTCCGGTGGCCATGTTAGATGTGTCTGCGGATTCGGTTTTCCTTTTAGTCGCTTGTGAAGATCAAAAGCTCTATCTGCGATCTTTGGCGACGGGCACGGAAATTCATACGCTCAGGGGACATCAAGGACCAATCAAGAGTCTCTGCCTGGCGAAGGACTGTAGAAGAGCCATCGCCGGCGGCACCGAAGGCAGGGTATCTGTATTTGATATGCATAGCGGAAGGTTAATCAAGAATTTGCCCGCTAATCCGTCAGCAAGCGTTACTTCAGTTAAG GTAACCGAGAAAGATGATTTTTTGATAACCGGCGGAGGTGGCCGTGTGACTTACTGGAGCTTCCGCGGCGAGGAACCACCACCGAAGCCGCAGAAATCCGGGAAGCAAGATTCTCTGCAACCCCATACTGCACCAATTTCCTGCCTGGACATTTCCAGGGACGGCGCCATGGCAGTCACCGGCGGTGTCGATTCTTTAGTTAATTTGTGGCAGCTTAACACTCATGAACTGTTGTCTTCCTTGGAGGGGCATATCGCCAGTATCACGTGCATCGCATTCTCCGCATCAGGCCTTTTCGTCGCATCCG GATCCGAGGATAAAACTGTCCGCGTGTGGGGTTTGACTCTGGGGCTCATCGTGGCTACGTTTCGACACCAGGCACCGATAACTGCCGTTACCGCTATGCTGGATGGTAGAAGAGTAGTTAGTTCGGATCGAGCTGGTTCTATCAGGGTCTGGGCAGCGGACAGTGGTACACTGATCCAGTCTGTTTGCGGACCTGGACGATGCTTCGCTGTTACATCCGACATGAGGTATGACAGAAGAAGATTCGTAATAGATCGT ATACGCGGTGTGTGGGTCTGGTGA
- the LOC105667462 gene encoding protein qui-1 isoform X1 yields the protein MNLEVELIAGVIKGGLPPAHLPAPRLIKIFIAGERDDFSEERKQLLEMVGPELQSIYDDMGIEVLLVDMQYGASVNPDVNPRLAEFFLEEINVSQRYSRGCFLLLLTGTDYTAGWVPTELKETTFQTLLAHCALLKDHYEHNGHSYVLKANGVQTAQRAWQEEQEPSLRQALRTAVECAIAEQPENQELKYILKSTAERQLDYGLSLDEQGLGIMAVIREWTGEGAPGCAVAASELKTRIQTVLPHDNVLPLHVEYRKGGIDADHDAHDEYLKKLRELILDRLQQLVNASVEADPEIKSRKKMVQEVYAESMAHFALLRELPLIDENDEVVERVKRLVLAGKERKHEPILIYGPKSSGKSSILARVYQDAPDWLAAPTLRIVRLCTWTPRSAYSLELLRILCQHIGFLAGDNDGNLPRDASFDPLYLNNWFTLIMRRIEEHPLPDQLIILLDDLHRFHPLECDIVAALSWLPLALPAGVHLVATSALPPEGMRLTPVQKERLRSADILVDLSGRVCATPHVDSVLEQLEDLIGFAAASRIASILACTEYGLSETEILELIMPTGGEGPLVLEESQFNFATWCLVRRTFASWLKIRVMSGRLMFSWRGQYREVALRKYLSNQDISRSCHAELAGLFFSEDTDDSTEKSLENPAASPPTKETPFQSAPRTQDVTYTLRHVEEAWLHLVRASDVDKLKKLAVCAFDFLLAAVQMVSVSYLRCVLEHTRRYLLERDLELVYYAVRKSSDVLTRNPLQLAAQLICWLRPVAEDGGDLVSRMVMAAMAWCDGYTAPLLVPLNGWLQPPLPLQIRAIACPQGVKLIEAAPSGQHVVVVPLQGDAQLWHVMSGQLVHTFKGHSSPISCLAVTHQSQYLLTGSEDTSIIVWDMKDLVIKRRICEHIAPVLTLTMALNNSIIVSGGEDSRIIATSLLTGEVLMKVDHHRGPVTTIRVDSAGEVLVSGSADGTVCLWSLESFSFLNSIALPSPVAMLDVSADSVFLLVACEDQKLYLRSLATGTEIHTLRGHQGPIKSLCLAKDCRRAIAGGTEGRVSVFDMHSGRLIKNLPANPSASVTSVKVTEKDDFLITGGGGRVTYWSFRGEEPPPKPQKSGKQDSLQPHTAPISCLDISRDGAMAVTGGVDSLVNLWQLNTHELLSSLEGHIASITCIAFSASGLFVASGSEDKTVRVWGLTLGLIVATFRHQAPITAVTAMLDGRRVVSSDRAGSIRVWAADSGTLIQSVCGPGRCFAVTSDMRYAVCGSGDTQVRIISLGAGPEEKHQVSHSQDITCLVVTPDSQYLITGSRDMSLKVWLLAGGKLSQVLVGHTDHVTCVAVAVVDKSIVVSGSRDANLIVWDINTGADLHTLVGHLGYVTCVRLSGDGTLAASGSEDKSLIVWDTKKGTPLNSIMLHVPVLGVEISTDCSRMAVHLLEHKCMPILCLHNTPAQYVKLPPYVAPRDLRPPGPKRPAKRLLKKEVSLDTYTWQRKYGHLTSGITVSSIEERLKRRFSVSASMEEISKAGLAGSQPGLGPEQAALAQSQHFDQLEALWNKQSPPPRPRGLARTLTKQSSLQATRISDSEEEDVPD from the exons ATGAATCTCGAGGTGGAATTGATCGCGGGGGTCATTAAAGGCGGTTTACCTCCTGCACATCTGCCAGCACCACGGCTGATCAAGATATTCATCGCTGGCGAGAGAGATG ATTTTTCGGAGGAACGCAAACAGCTGTTGGAAATGGTCGGTCCAGAGCTGCAATCAATCTACGATGATATGGGCATTGAG GTGCTGTTGGTGGACATGCAGTACGGTGCCAGCGTTAACCCGGACGTCAATCCACGTTTAGCGGAATTCTTTCTGGAGGAGATAAACGTGTCTCAACGATATTCTCGGGGTTGTTTTCTCCTG TTGTTGACGGGAACAGATTATACCGCAGGATGGGTGCCGACAGAACTGAAGGAGACCACCTTCCAAACGCTTCTCGCACACTGCGCTCTTCTTAAGGATCATTACGAGCACAACGGACATTCTTATGTTTTGAAAGCAAATGG TGTGCAAACCGCTCAGCGAGCATGGCAGGAAGAACAGGAACCGAGCTTACGTCAGGCGCTAAGAACTGCCGTGGAATGCGCGATCGCAGAGCAACCGGAAAACCAGGAGCTCAAGTACATCCTGAAGAGTACGGCGGAACGGCAATTGGACTACGGCCTAA GTCTAGATGAGCAGGGCTTGGGAATAATGGCCGTGATTCGCGAATGGACGGGTGAAGGTGCACCCGGATGTGCGGTCGCTGCTAGTGAGCTCAAGACCCGTATCCAGACAGTCCTGCCTCATGACAATGTTTTACCTTTGCACGTGGAATATCGTAAAGGTGGCATCGACGCCGATCATGACGCTCACGACGAGTATCTCAAGAAACTTCGGGAATTGATACTGGACAGATTGCAGCAACTAGTGAACGCATCCGTGGAGGCTGACCCGGAAATCAAAAGTCGTAAAAAGATGGTGCAGGAGGTCTATGCTGAAAGTATGGCGCATTTTGCTCTTTTGCGGGAATTACCATTGATCGACGAGAACGATGAGGTTGTAGAGCGGGTCAAACGGCTTGTACTTGCAG GCAAGGAACGTAAACACGAGCCTATTCTAATCTACGGACCAAAATCCTCCGGCAAGTCTTCTATTCTCGCGCGCGTCTACCAGGATGCGCCGGATTGGCTCGCGGCTCCGACGCTTCGCATCGTTCGATTATGCACTTGGACACCACGATCCGCCTATAGCCTAGAACTCTTGCGCATCCTTTGCCAGCACATCGGCTTCCTCGCCGGCGATAACGACGGCAATCTGCCGCGCGATGCTTCTTTCGATCCGCTCTACCTCAACAATTGGTTTACCCTGATTATGCGCCGTATCGAGGAACATCCGCTTCCGGACCAATTGATCATCCTCCTCGACGACCTTCACCGATTCCACCCGCTCGAGTGCGACATCGTCGCCGCTCTATCCTGGTTGCCGCTCGCACTTCCTGCAGGCGTTCACCTCGTTGCCACTTCCGCTCTTCCGCCCGAGGGAATGCGCCTCACACCGGTGCAGAAGGAACGTCTGCGCAGTGCCGACATCCTCGTCGATCTCTCCGGACGGGTGTGCGCGACACCGCATGTCGATTCGGTTCTGGAGCAGCTGGAGGACCTTATCGGGTTCGCCGCAGCTAGCCGGATCGCTTCGATTCTCGCTTGCACCGAGTACGGTTTATCGGAAACGGAAATACTCGAATTGATTATGCCCACCGGAGGAGAAGGCCCATTGGTTTTGGAAGAAAGCCAATTTAACTTTGCGACTTGGTGCTTGGTCAGAAGAACGTTCGCGTCTTGGCTTAAA ATACGAGTAATGAGTGGTCGATTAATGTTTTCTTGGCGTGGCCAATATCGCGAGGTCGCTCTCAGAAAGTATCTCTCCAATCAAGACATTTCACGCAGTTGCCACGCGGAATTGGCCGGTCTTTTCTTCTCCGAGGACACCGACGACAGTACTGAGAAATCATTGGAGAACCCAGCCGCTTCACCGCCTACCAAGGAAACGCCGTTCCAAAGCGCGCCACGGACTCAGGATGTCACGTATACACTTCGACACGTGGAGGAAGCGTGGCTGCATCTTGTACGTGCCTCCGACGTCGACAAGCTGAAGAAACTCGCTGTCTGCGCGTTCGACTTTCTCCTCGCGGCCGTCCAAATGGTTTCCGTGAGCTACCTGCGATGTGTCCTCGAACATACAAGGCGATATCTTCTCGAGCGCGACCTGGAACTCGTGTATTACGCCGTCAGAAAGTCCAGCGACGTTCTAACGCGGAATCCGCTCCAACTCGCTGCGCAACTTATTTGTTGGTTAAGGCCGGTTGCCGAGGATGGTGGTGACCTC GTCAGTAGAATGGTGATGGCAGCTATGGCTTGGTGCGATGGTTATACCGCACCTTTGCTCGTACCCTTGAACGGATGGTTGCAACCACCTCTTCCACTGCAGATTCGAGCAATAGCGTGTCCTCAGGGGGTTAAGTTGATCGAAGCTGCGCCGTCCGGACAACACGTCGTCGTCGTGCCATTGCAGGGAGACGCTCAATTATGGCACGTCATGTCCGGTCAGCTTGTTCATACTTTCAAAG GACATTCCAGTCCGATATCGTGCTTAGCCGTCACTCATCAGTCGCAGTACTTGCTGACAGGTTCCGAAGACACGTCCATCATCGTCTGGGACATGAAGGATCTCGTCATAAAACGCCGAATTTGCGAGCATATCGCACCAGTTCTCACTTTAACTATGGCACTCAACAATTCCATCATTGTGAGCGGTGGTGAAGATTCCAGAATTATCGCCACCAGCCTGCTCACCGGCGAGGTTCTGATGAAAGTGGATCATCATCGAGGCCCCGTCACCACTATTCGCGTTGATTCGGCTGGTGAAGTTTTGGTTTCGGGATCGGCCGACGGCACTGTGTGTCTTTGGTCTCTGGAGAGCTTCAGCTTTCTCAACAGCATCGCTCTTCCTTCTCCGGTGGCCATGTTAGATGTGTCTGCGGATTCGGTTTTCCTTTTAGTCGCTTGTGAAGATCAAAAGCTCTATCTGCGATCTTTGGCGACGGGCACGGAAATTCATACGCTCAGGGGACATCAAGGACCAATCAAGAGTCTCTGCCTGGCGAAGGACTGTAGAAGAGCCATCGCCGGCGGCACCGAAGGCAGGGTATCTGTATTTGATATGCATAGCGGAAGGTTAATCAAGAATTTGCCCGCTAATCCGTCAGCAAGCGTTACTTCAGTTAAG GTAACCGAGAAAGATGATTTTTTGATAACCGGCGGAGGTGGCCGTGTGACTTACTGGAGCTTCCGCGGCGAGGAACCACCACCGAAGCCGCAGAAATCCGGGAAGCAAGATTCTCTGCAACCCCATACTGCACCAATTTCCTGCCTGGACATTTCCAGGGACGGCGCCATGGCAGTCACCGGCGGTGTCGATTCTTTAGTTAATTTGTGGCAGCTTAACACTCATGAACTGTTGTCTTCCTTGGAGGGGCATATCGCCAGTATCACGTGCATCGCATTCTCCGCATCAGGCCTTTTCGTCGCATCCG GATCCGAGGATAAAACTGTCCGCGTGTGGGGTTTGACTCTGGGGCTCATCGTGGCTACGTTTCGACACCAGGCACCGATAACTGCCGTTACCGCTATGCTGGATGGTAGAAGAGTAGTTAGTTCGGATCGAGCTGGTTCTATCAGGGTCTGGGCAGCGGACAGTGGTACACTGATCCAGTCTGTTTGCGGACCTGGACGATGCTTCGCTGTTACATCCGACATGAG ATACGCGGTGTGTGGGTCTGGTGATACCCAGGTGCGCATAATCAGTCTGGGCGCCGGTCCTGAGGAGAAGCATCAAGTATCGCACTCGCAGGATATCACATGCCTGGTAGTGACGCCCGATTCTCAGTACCTGATCACCGGTTCCCGGGATATGAGTCTGAAGGTGTGGTTGCTAGCTGGTGGTAAACTCTCCCAAGTATTGGTCGGTCATACTGATCACGTGACCTGCGTGGCGGTTGCGGTGGTCGACAAATCTATAGTGGTATCTGGCTCCCGAGACGCCAATCTGATCGTCTGGGACATCAATACCGGCGCCGACTTGCACACTCTCGTGGGCCATCTAGGTTACGTGACTTGCGTGCGCCTCTCCGGCGACGGCACTCTGGCCGCTTCCGGAAGCGAGGACAAGAGTCTCATCGTCTGGGACACTAAGAAGGGCACACCGCTCAATTCCATCATGTTGCACGTACCGGTCCTGGGAGTTGAAATATCCACCGATTGCTCTAGAATGGCGGTGCATTTGCTGGAACACAAATGCATGCCTATTCTATGTCTGCACAACACACCCGCACAATACGTCAAACTGCCGCCGTACGTGGCGCCGCGGGACCTAAGACCTCCGGGACCGAAACGACCCGCCAAGAGATTGCTGAAGAAAGAAGTGTCCTTAGATACTTATACTTGGCAGCGAAAATATGGACATCTAACATCAG GTATCACGGTCTCGAGTATCGAGGAACGATTAAAGCGTCGTTTTAGCGTAAGCGCATCAATGGAAGAGATCAGCAAGGCTGGTTTAGCCGGCTCACAACCTGGTCTCGGACCTGAACAGGCTGCTTTAGCACAATCTCAACATTTCGATCAACTAGAGGCACTGTGGAACAAGCAATCGCCACCGCCGAGACCACGTGGCCTAGCTCGGACATTGACGAAGCAAAGTTCGCTTCAGGCCACTCGAATATCAGACTCTGAAGAAGAAG